AAAAAATATCATGAAGGCAAATGTTAGAGCTCAACATTATGGTACCTACTTGTGAAACTTGATTTTTAGTACCATCAGGTAAATGAACTGTGATAGGGTTAGGTAAGGTTTGAAAGGAATTAAAAAGGTTTTGGACAGGTGACATATGGTCAGTGGCACCTGTGTCTATGATCCATGAACATACATCTAATTCACTTACACAACATGCATTAATAAGACTAAAGTTACCAGCAAAAGATGTGATACTATGAAGAGTAGTGTTGCCTGAATAATTCTGATTGACAGGTCCCATCACATTAGCTGCCACAGATGCCTTTCCCTTTATCAACCTTTGTAATTCTTGTTGAATTGACCCCAATCTCACACTTAGATCTTCAATACTGTGATTATCTTCACAAGCCTCTAGTGGCGTATCCACTGCATTCATATTTGTAAACAACTGATCTGCCCTATCTACTTGTGCTGCAGTAGATTTATATTGTCTAGGTTGATTCTTATTCCTAGACTTCCACCAATCTGGATATCCAACCAATTTGAAACAATTCTCCCTTATATGCCCATCCATATTGCAGTAATTGCAATGTCCCTTCTTAGGATCATATTTCTTCTGTTCTTTCTTAATACCTTGCCCCTTAGAAAACAAAGCCACCTCACCAGTTAATTCAGAAAAATTAGATGCAATTTGTTTGTGAGCTTCAAACTTTATAACCGTCGAGTAAGCCTTGTTTATTGATGGAAGAGGATCTGTCAACAAAATCTGATTCCTTGCCTGTTCAAAACTCTCATCAAGTCCCATGAGAAACTGCATCAATTTGTTCCTATCAGTTATATCCGCAAGTTCTTTTGCAGCACCACAACTAC
This sequence is a window from Hevea brasiliensis isolate MT/VB/25A 57/8 chromosome 10, ASM3005281v1, whole genome shotgun sequence. Protein-coding genes within it:
- the LOC131169838 gene encoding uncharacterized protein LOC131169838 → MSLLGSNHPGMILVSAPLIGSNFRSWCRAMKIALGAKQKLGFVDGSILEPEEGSEGYEKWKRCDYMVTSWILNSMSKELVEAFIYTASARELWNEIAERYGENNGPLIYQIQRKISSISQGNGSVAEYFTRLKKLWDELASIECLTACSCGAAKELADITDRNKLMQFLMGLDESFEQARNQILLTDPLPSINKAYSTVIKFEAHKQIASNFSELTGEVALFSKGQGIKKEQKKYDPKKGHCNYCNMDGHIRENCFKLVGYPDWWKSRNKNQPRQYKSTAAQVDRADQLFTNMNAVDTPLEACEDNHSIEDLSVRLGSIQQELQRLIKGKASVAANVMGPVNQNYSGNTTLHSITSFAGPSD